The sequence CGTTTTAGCTTCATTTTCTTTAATACGTTTTCTATAGGATTTTTTATCAACAAATTTAAGAGGGTCAACTGGCTGTAGATTAGTATCATGTTCAACAAAAGTATCTTCGTCAGCTAGTATATTTATTCTCTCTTGTGTAGTAAGTCTAATGTGATATGAACATTTTGGACATACATTAAGACTAGCTTCAACTTCCTTATAATACATCAAAGAGTTGCAATTGGTGCACTTTATCCAATGAGCAGGTGCTTCGCTTGGGTCTGCTTGTTTTCTTCTTCTTGTTGAAAATATATCAGCAAAATTCATTTTATCAACCTCACTATTGCAAATTTTATACATTATAACTAAAATTATCTTATTTTTTCTTATGTTTTAAGAAATTATGGCTTCTTTTATTTTTAATCCTATATAATAGCACTATGCAAGGGTTTATAATTAGAGTACAAAAAGTAAGAGATGAGGATTGTATTGTATATATACTTACAAAGCAAAATATAATTAGAGGATATAGATTTTATGGGGCTAGGCACTCTAAAATTACACATGGATATAAAATAGATTTTGAACTAGAAGAGTCGCCAAATTTTATGCCTAGAATTATAAATACAATGCACCTTGGATTTAAATGGCTTCTTGATAGAAATAAACTATTTCTTTGGCAAGAATTTCTAAGGCTTTTTTATACTCACTTAAAAGATGTGGAAGATGTGGATAGTCTCTATTTTGACGTTCTTGATGAGTGTGCTAAAAAATTAGATAAGCAAAATGCAAAAAGGTTGTTTCTAGAAGCTTACATTAAAATATTAAAAAAAGAGGGAAGACTGCACAAGGAGAAATTTTGCTTTCTTTGTGATGAAGAGATAGATTCTAAAAATATTGCACTTGCAAGAGCTTTTTTACCAGCACATGAGAATTGTATCAACAAAAAAGGCTTTAATACATTAAAAATAGATGAGTTTTTTGAGAGTGAGAAAACCTTTAATCTATCTGATGATGATGTCTATAGGCTTTATCAAATTGTCCTTGAAGGATTTTAATAAAATATATTGATTGCTTTTTATGAAAATTTTACTAATTACTTAAAAATAAGAGATATTTTCTACTCTATATTAAAAAATGTATCTTTATGGATATTTTCAAAAGATGATTTTAAACTTATAAAAAGTTTTGGATTTTGCTCTTCTAAAGAGTGTAATAGTTTTTTTGTTTGTGCTCTTGCTGTAGGCATTTTAATATCCACACCCTTAGTTGCTGGACAAAAATCTTCATCAGTACTAACTGTGAGTTCATTATTTTTTGCACAATCTATTAACTGTCTTTCTCTAACTAGTATAAGTGGCCTAATAACTTTTAATCCATTTTCCGCTGTATATTTTGGAGGAAGTGTTCTTAGTGATCCATTGTGGGTAAAATTCATAAAAAAACTCTCAGCAGCATCATCAAAATGGTGCCCTAATGCTAATTTATTAAATCCATTTTCTAAAGCATATGTATACAAATACCCTCTTCTCATTCGAGAGCAAAAACTACATATAGAGGTATTTTTACGCATTTTTTCTTTAGAAATTTCAAAAATATTGCTATTTATTATGTCGTGAGGAATATTATGCTCTTTGCAATGATTTATTAAAAAGCTAAAATCTTCTCCTACACCATATCCCAAAGTAACTGCTTTAAATGTCCAATTGTTTGGGCTAACTTTTTGAAAATGATTTAACAAATGGGCTAAAACTAGACTATCTTTTCCACCACTTAGCCCAAGTAAAATTTTATCACCCTCTTCAAACATTGAATACTTGGCATTAGTTTGCCCAACAATGCGCATTAGTTTTTTACTCAAATTTATCATATATTTTCTATCATTTTTAGAACAAAAATTGCACTTTTTTCTGCACTTTCTATAACAAACTTTTCAAAATCAAACTCAGCTTTTTTTCCAGCCTCATCGCTAATAGCCCTAAGTATGAAAAAGGGAATATTCAAAGATGAGCAAACACAAGCAACGCTAGCACCTTCCATCTCTACGACATCGGCATTAAACTCTTTTTTTATCCAATTTTTCTTATCTTCATCACTGATAAATTGATCTCCACTTGCAATGATTCCAGAATGCAGTTTTATATCTAATTTTTTTGCAGTGTTTTCTGCTATTTTAATTAAATTTTTATCTGCAAAATAAAAATGTTCACTTTCTGAAATATATCCAAAAGGGTGCCCAAAAGCTGTTAGGTCAACATCGTGTTGAACTAAAGATTTTGCATAAAACATATCACCAATCTTTAAGTTTTCATCTAAAGCCCCAGCAACTCCTGTAAAAAGTAAAATTTCAGCCTTAAATTTTTCTATCATGATAGTTGCACTAAGAGATGAGTTTACTTTTCCTATTTTTGAATAGGCAATTATAATTTCATGATTTTTATAATTTGTTAGATAAAATGTATTATTAGCATACTTTATCTTTTTAGTTTGTAATTTTTCTAAAAGAGGCTTAATTTCTTCTGGCATAGCTCCTAGTACTGCTATTTTCAATTATTATCCTTTGCAAATTCCATAAATTCATCAAGGCTTTTTAAATCCGTTATAGAATATGTAGGTTTTTTAGTTATTTTTCTATTTATGCCTTTTAAAATACTAGAACCAAACTCTATATAACAATCAACTTCATCATCAATATTTTGAATACTTTGCTTATACAATACAGGCTTTACTAATTGTGACCTTAAAAGCTGCATTGCTTCTTGCTTTGTATTATAAGACTGAGCTATTACATTAGAAATAACCGGATTAAAACTATCTTTTAAAAGAGGCTCTAATTCATTAGATAAAAGTCTGCTAGCGCTCTCAAGCATAGGACAATGGCTTGCCACACTCATATTTAGTAGCATTACTCTTTTAGCGCCTTCTTCTTTAAAAGTATTTTCTAAATTCTCTAAATCATCCCTATTGCCAGCTAAAACAATTTGGCCATCACTATTATAGTTTGCAGGCCAAACCTCTGCATTTTTATATTCTCTAGCAGTAGAGCATATCTCTTCTACTTTATCATCAGCAAGACCTAAAATAACCATCATAGATGCATTTTTATCTATGCAGGCTTCTTGCATGAATTTACCTCTTTTATTGACTAAACAAACAGTATCTATCAAATCAAAAGCACCGCTTACTCCAAGTGCACTAAACTCACCTAAAGAGTGCCCTAAAGTAAAGCTAGGCTTTACACTAAGGTTTTCTTCTAGGGCTAAAAAACACATAAATGAATTTAAAACAATAGCAGGTTGTGTAAATTCAGAAATTGATAGTTTTTCATTTTTTTCAAAAAGCAAATCTTTAAAATCTATATTGCACTGTTTGCTTGCTTCGTTCAATATCTCTCTAGGTTGGGTAAAATTTTCATAAATTTCTTTTCCCATTCCAGTAGCTTGTGATCCCTGCCCTGGAAATATAAAAGCATATCTCATATCTAGTCTTAACTTTCTTTATTTTTACAACACTCATGTTCTTTATCATGTTTGTGATGTCCGCCACCACAACATTGATGATCATCTTTTTCTCCATGATTTCCATCGCCGCAGCATTCATGCCCTTTATCATGCTTATGATGAC is a genomic window of Campylobacter blaseri containing:
- the recO gene encoding recombination protein RecO, which codes for MQGFIIRVQKVRDEDCIVYILTKQNIIRGYRFYGARHSKITHGYKIDFELEESPNFMPRIINTMHLGFKWLLDRNKLFLWQEFLRLFYTHLKDVEDVDSLYFDVLDECAKKLDKQNAKRLFLEAYIKILKKEGRLHKEKFCFLCDEEIDSKNIALARAFLPAHENCINKKGFNTLKIDEFFESEKTFNLSDDDVYRLYQIVLEGF
- a CDS encoding tRNA 2-thiocytidine biosynthesis TtcA family protein gives rise to the protein MINLSKKLMRIVGQTNAKYSMFEEGDKILLGLSGGKDSLVLAHLLNHFQKVSPNNWTFKAVTLGYGVGEDFSFLINHCKEHNIPHDIINSNIFEISKEKMRKNTSICSFCSRMRRGYLYTYALENGFNKLALGHHFDDAAESFFMNFTHNGSLRTLPPKYTAENGLKVIRPLILVRERQLIDCAKNNELTVSTDEDFCPATKGVDIKMPTARAQTKKLLHSLEEQNPKLFISLKSSFENIHKDTFFNIE
- a CDS encoding 5'-methylthioadenosine/adenosylhomocysteine nucleosidase, producing MKIAVLGAMPEEIKPLLEKLQTKKIKYANNTFYLTNYKNHEIIIAYSKIGKVNSSLSATIMIEKFKAEILLFTGVAGALDENLKIGDMFYAKSLVQHDVDLTAFGHPFGYISESEHFYFADKNLIKIAENTAKKLDIKLHSGIIASGDQFISDEDKKNWIKKEFNADVVEMEGASVACVCSSLNIPFFILRAISDEAGKKAEFDFEKFVIESAEKSAIFVLKMIENI
- the fabD gene encoding ACP S-malonyltransferase — translated: MRYAFIFPGQGSQATGMGKEIYENFTQPREILNEASKQCNIDFKDLLFEKNEKLSISEFTQPAIVLNSFMCFLALEENLSVKPSFTLGHSLGEFSALGVSGAFDLIDTVCLVNKRGKFMQEACIDKNASMMVILGLADDKVEEICSTAREYKNAEVWPANYNSDGQIVLAGNRDDLENLENTFKEEGAKRVMLLNMSVASHCPMLESASRLLSNELEPLLKDSFNPVISNVIAQSYNTKQEAMQLLRSQLVKPVLYKQSIQNIDDEVDCYIEFGSSILKGINRKITKKPTYSITDLKSLDEFMEFAKDNN